In Zalophus californianus isolate mZalCal1 chromosome 4, mZalCal1.pri.v2, whole genome shotgun sequence, the following proteins share a genomic window:
- the BCL9 gene encoding B-cell CLL/lymphoma 9 protein isoform X4, with translation MTPSNATAPRSSTPSHGQTTAPEPTPAQKTPAKVVYVFSTEMANKAAEAVLKGQVETIVSFHIQNISNSKTERSTAPLNTQISALRNDPKPLPPQPPAPASQDQNASQNTRLQPTPPTPAPAPKPAAPPRALDRDSPGVENKLIASVGSPASSAPLPPDGTGPNSTPNNRAVTPVSQGSSSSSADPKAPPPAPVSSGEPPTLGENPDGLSQEQLEHRERSLQTLRDIQRMLFPDEKEFTGGQSGGPQQNTGVLDGPQKKPEGPIQAMMAQSQSLGKGPGPRTDVGAPFGPQGHRDVPFSPDEMVPPSMNSQPGPLGPDHLDHMTPEQIAWLKLQQEFYEEKRRKQEQVVVQQCSLQDMMVHQHGPRGVVRGPPPPYQMAPSESWGPGGAEPFADGINMPHSLPPRGMAPHPNMPGSQMRLPGFAGMISSEMEGPNVPNPASRPGLSGVSWPDDVPKIADGRNFPPGQGVFSGPGRGERFPNPQGLSEEMFQQQLAEKQLGLPPGMSLEGIRPSMEMNRMIPGSQRHMEPGNNPIFPRIPVEGPLSPSRGDFPKGMPPQMGPGRELEFGMVPSGMKGDVSLNVSMGSNPQMIPQKMREAGAGPEEMMKLRPGGADVLPAQQKMVPLPFGEHPQQEYGMGPRPFLPMSQGPGGNSGLRNLREPVGPDQRTNSRLSHMPPLPLNPSSNPTSLSAAPPVQRGLGRKPLDMSVAGGQVHSPGINPLKSPTMRQVQSPMLGSPSGNLKSPQTPSQLAGVLAGPAAASIKSPPVLGSAAASPVHLKSPSLPAPSPGWTSSPKPPLQSPGIPPNHKAPLTMASPAMLGSVESGGPPPPTASQSASVNIPGSLPSSTPYTMPPEPTLSQNPLSIMMSRMSKFAMPSSTPLYHDAIKTVASSDDDSPPARSPNLPSMNNMPGMGINTQNPRISGPNPVVPMPTLSPMGMTQPLSHSNQMPSPSAMGPNIPPHGVPMGPGLMSHNPIMGHGSQEPPMVPQGRMGFPQGFPPVQSPPQQVPFPHNGPSGGQGNFPGGMGFPGEGPLGRPSTLPQSSADAALCKPGGPGGPDSFAVLGNSMPSVFTDPDLQEVIRPGATGIPEFDLSRIIPSEKPSQTLQYFPRGEVPGRKQPQGPGPGFSHMQGMMGEQAPRMGLALPGMGGPGPVGTPDIPLGTAPSMPGHNPMRPPAFLQQGMMGPHHRMMSPAQSTMPGQPTLMSNPAAAVGMIPGKDRGPAGLYTHPGPVGSPGMMMSMQGMMGPQQNIMIPPQMRPRGMAADVGMGGFSQGPGNPGNMMF, from the exons ATGACCCCGTCCAATGCTACGGCCCCCaggtcttccaccccctcccaTGGCCAGACTACTGCCCCGGAGCCCACACCTGCTCAGAAGACTCCCGCCAAAGTGGTGTATGTGTTTTCTACTGAGATGGCCAATAA AGCTGCAGAAGCTGTGTTGAAGGGCCAGGTTGAAACTATCGTCTCTTTCCACATCCAGAACATCTCCAACAGCAAGACAGAGCGAAGCACAGCCCCTCTG AACACACAGATATCTGCCCTTCGGAATGATCCGAAACCCCTCCCACCACAGCCCCCGGCTCCAGCCAGCCAGGACCAGAATGCTTCCCAGAATACCAGACTGCAGCCGACCCCACCCACTCCGGCACCAGCCCCCAAGCCCGCTGCACCCCCGCGTGCCCTGGACCGGGATAGTCCTGGGGTGGAAAACAAACTGATTGCTTCCGTAGGCAGTCCTGCCAGTTCCGCTCCACTGCCCCCCGACGGTACCGGGCCGAACTCGACCCCCAATAACCGAGCAGTGACCCCTGTCTCCCAGGGGAGCAGTAGCTCTTCAGCAGATCCCAAAGCCCCTCCGCCTGCACCGGTGTCCAGCGGAGAGCCCCCCACACTGGGAGAGAACCCCGATGGACTGTCTCAAGAGCAGCTGGAGCACCGGGAGCGCTCCTTACAAACGCTCCGAGATATCCAACGTATGCTTTTCCCCGACGAGAAAGAATTCACAGGAGGACAAAGTGGGGGACCCCAGCAGAATACTGGGGTACTAGATGGACCTCAGAAAAAACCGGAAGGGCCGATACAGGCCATGATGGCTCAATCCCAAAGCCTAGGGAAGGGCCCCGGGCCCCGGACAGATGTGGGAGCTCCATTTGGCCCTCAAGGCCATAGAGATGTGCCCTTCTCTCCTGATGAAATGGTTCCACCTTCCATGAACTCCCAGCCTGGGCCCCTGGGACCCGACCACCTGGACCATATGACCCCCGAGCAGATAGCATGGCTGAAACTGCAGCAGGAGTTCTAcgaggagaagaggaggaagcaggagcaAGTGGTGGTGCAGCAGTGCTCCCTCCAGGACATGATGGTCCACCAGCATGGGCCTCGGGGCGTGGTCCGAGGGCCTCCCCCTCCGTACCAGATGGCCCCCAGTGAAAGCTGGGGGCCTGGTGGGGCAGAGCCCTTTGCCGACGGGATCAACATGCCCCATTCTCTGCCCCCGAGGGGCATGGCTCCCCACCCCAACATGCCGGGGAGCCAGATGCGCCTCCCTGGATTTGCAGGAATGATCAGCTCAGAAATGGAGGGGCCGAATGTCCCCAACCCGGCATCTAGACCAGGTCTTTCTGGAGTCAGTTGGCCAGACGATGTGCCAAAAATCGCGGATGGCCGAAACTTCCCGCCTGGCCAGGGTGTCTTCAGTGGTCCTGGCCGAGGGGAACGCTTCCCAAACCCCCAGGGACTGTCCGAAGAGATGTTTCAACAGCAGCTGGCTGAGAAGCAGCTGGGTCTCCCCCCGGGGATGAGCCTGGAAGGCATCAGGCCCAGCATGGAGATGAATAGGATGATCCCAGGCTCCCAGCGACATATGGAGCCTGGGAATAATCCCATCTTCCCTCGAATACCCGTCGAGGGCCCTCTGAGTCCCTCCAGGGGTGACTTTCCGAAAGGAATGCCCCCGCAGATGGGCCCTGGTCGGGAACTTGAGTTTGGGATGGTTCCTAGTGGGATGAAGGGAGATGTCAGTCTAAACGTCAGCATGGGATCCAACCCTCAGATGATACCTCAGAAGATGAGAGAGGCTGGGGCGGGCCCTGAGGAGATGATGAAATTACGCCCAGGTGGCGCAGACGTgctgcctgctcagcagaagATGGTGCCCCTGCCCTTTGGGGAGCACCCCCAGCAAGAGTACGGCATGGGCCCCAGGCCATTCCTCCCCATGTCTCAGGGTCCAGGCGGCAACAGCGGCTTGCGGAATCTCAGAGAACCAGTTGGGCCCGACCAAAGGACTAACAGCCGGCTCAGTCACATGCCACCACTACCTCTCAACCCTTCCAGTAACCCCACTAGCCTCAGCGCCGCTCCTCCAGTTCAGCGTGGCCTGGGGCGGAAGCCCTTGGATATGTCTGTGGCGGGCGGCCAGGTACATTCCCCAGGCATTAACCCTCTGAAATCTCCCACGATGCGCCAGGTCCAGTCGCCGATGCTGGGCTCGCCGTCGGGGAACCTCAAGTCCCCCCAGACTCCATCGCAGCTGGCAGGCGTGCTGGCGGGCCCAGCTGCTGCTTCCATTAAGTCCCCCCCTGTCTTGGGGTCTGCCGCTGCTTCGCCTGTTCACCTCAAGTCTCCGTCACTTCCTGCCCCGTCACCCGGATGGACCTCCTCTCCAAAACCTCCCCTTCAGAGTCCCGGGATCCCTCCAAACCATAAAGCACCCCTCACCATGGCCTCCCCAGCCATGCTGGGCAGTGTAGAGTCAG gTGGCCCCCCACCTCCTACAGCCAGCCAGTCTGCCTCTGTGAATATCCCTGGAAGTCTTCCCTCTAGTACACCTTACACCATGCCTCCAGAGCCGACCCTTTCCCAGAACCCGCTGTCTATTATGATGTCTCGAATGTCCAAGTTCGCAATGCCCAGTTCTACCCCTTTATACCACGATGCCATCAAGACTGTGGCCAGCTCCGATGACGACTCCCCTCCAGCTCGTTCTCCCAACTTGCCATCAATGAATAATATGCCAG gaatggGCATTAATACACAGAATCCTCGAATTTCAGGTCCAAACCCCGTGGTTCCGATGCCAACCCTCAGCCCAATGGGAATGACCCAACCACTTTCTCACTCCAATCAGATGCCCTCTCCGAGTGCCATGGGACCCAACATACCTCCTCATGGGGTCCCAATGGGGCCCGGCTTGATGTCACACAATCCTATCATGGGGCACGGGTCCCAGGAGCCTCCGATGGTACCTCAAGGACGGATGGGTTTCCCTCAGGGCTTCCCTCCAGTACAGTCTCCTCCACAGCAGGTTCCATTCCCTCACAATGGCCCcagtggggggcagggcaacttCCCAGGAGGTATGGGTTTCCCAGGAGAAGGCCCCCTCGGCCGCCCCAGCACCCTGCCTCAGAGTTCAGCAGATGCAGCACTTTGCAAGCCTGGAGGCCCCGGGGGTCCTGACTCCTTCGCTGTCCTGGGGAACAGCATGCCTTCGGTGTTTACAGACCCAGATCTGCAGGAGGTCATCCGACCTGGAGCCACCGGAATACCAGAGTTCGATCTGTCTCGCATTATTCCATCTGAGAAGCCTAGCCAGACACTGCAATATTTCCCTCGAGGCGAAGTCCCAGGCCGTAAACAGCCCCAGGGCCCTGGACCTGGGTTTTCGCACATGCAGGGGATGATGGGTGAACAAGCCCCGAGAATGGGACTAGCATTACCTGGCATGGGAGGCCCAGGGCCAGTGGGAACTCCGGACATCCCTCTTGGTACAGCCCCATCCATGCCGGGCCACAACCCAATGAGACCACCAGCCTTTCTCCAGCAAGGCATGATGGGACCTCACCATCGGATGATGTCACCAGCACAATCTACCATGCCCGGCCAGCCCACCCTGATGAGCAATCCAGCTGCTGCCGTGGGCATGATTCCTGGCAAGGATCGGGGGCCTGCTGGGCTCTACACCCACCCTGGGCCTGTGGGCTCTCCAGGCATGATGATGTCCATGCAGGGCATGATGGGACCCCAACAGAACATCATGATCCCCCCACAGATGAGGCCCCGGGGCATGGCCGCCGACGTGGGCATGGGTGGATTTAGCCAAGGACCTGGCAACCCAGGAAACATgatgttttaa
- the BCL9 gene encoding B-cell CLL/lymphoma 9 protein isoform X2, with protein sequence MHSSHPKVRSSPSGNTQSSPKSKQEVMVRPPTVMSPSGNPQLDSKFSNQGKQGGSASQSQPSPCDSKSGGHTPKALPGPGGSMGLKNGAGNGAKGKGKRERSISADSFDQRDPGTPNDDSDIKECNSADHIKSQDSQHTPHSMTPSNATAPRSSTPSHGQTTAPEPTPAQKTPAKVVYVFSTEMANKAAEAVLKGQVETIVSFHIQNISNSKTERSTAPLNTQISALRNDPKPLPPQPPAPASQDQNASQNTRLQPTPPTPAPAPKPAAPPRALDRDSPGVENKLIASVGSPASSAPLPPDGTGPNSTPNNRAVTPVSQGSSSSSADPKAPPPAPVSSGEPPTLGENPDGLSQEQLEHRERSLQTLRDIQRMLFPDEKEFTGGQSGGPQQNTGVLDGPQKKPEGPIQAMMAQSQSLGKGPGPRTDVGAPFGPQGHRDVPFSPDEMVPPSMNSQPGPLGPDHLDHMTPEQIAWLKLQQEFYEEKRRKQEQVVVQQCSLQDMMVHQHGPRGVVRGPPPPYQMAPSESWGPGGAEPFADGINMPHSLPPRGMAPHPNMPGSQMRLPGFAGMISSEMEGPNVPNPASRPGLSGVSWPDDVPKIADGRNFPPGQGVFSGPGRGERFPNPQGLSEEMFQQQLAEKQLGLPPGMSLEGIRPSMEMNRMIPGSQRHMEPGNNPIFPRIPVEGPLSPSRGDFPKGMPPQMGPGRELEFGMVPSGMKGDVSLNVSMGSNPQMIPQKMREAGAGPEEMMKLRPGGADVLPAQQKMVPLPFGEHPQQEYGMGPRPFLPMSQGPGGNSGLRNLREPVGPDQRTNSRLSHMPPLPLNPSSNPTSLSAAPPVQRGLGRKPLDMSVAGGQVHSPGINPLKSPTMRQVQSPMLGSPSGNLKSPQTPSQLAGVLAGPAAASIKSPPVLGSAAASPVHLKSPSLPAPSPGWTSSPKPPLQSPGIPPNHKAPLTMASPAMLGSVESGGPPPPTASQSASVNIPGSLPSSTPYTMPPEPTLSQNPLSIMMSRMSKFAMPSSTPLYHDAIKTVASSDDDSPPARSPNLPSMNNMPGPNPVVPMPTLSPMGMTQPLSHSNQMPSPSAMGPNIPPHGVPMGPGLMSHNPIMGHGSQEPPMVPQGRMGFPQGFPPVQSPPQQVPFPHNGPSGGQGNFPGGMGFPGEGPLGRPSTLPQSSADAALCKPGGPGGPDSFAVLGNSMPSVFTDPDLQEVIRPGATGIPEFDLSRIIPSEKPSQTLQYFPRGEVPGRKQPQGPGPGFSHMQGMMGEQAPRMGLALPGMGGPGPVGTPDIPLGTAPSMPGHNPMRPPAFLQQGMMGPHHRMMSPAQSTMPGQPTLMSNPAAAVGMIPGKDRGPAGLYTHPGPVGSPGMMMSMQGMMGPQQNIMIPPQMRPRGMAADVGMGGFSQGPGNPGNMMF encoded by the exons ATGCATTCCAGTCACCCTAAAGTGAGGAGCTCTCCGTCAGGAAACACACAGAG TAGCCCTAAGTCAAAGCAGGAGGTGATGGTCCGTCCCCCTACAGTGATGTCCCCATCTGGAAACCCCCAGCTGGATTCCAAATTCTCCAATCAGGGTAAACAGGGGGGCTCAGCCAGCCAATCCCAGCCATCCCCCTGTGACTCCAAGAGTGGGGGCCATACCCCTAAAGCACTCCCTGGCCCAGGTGGGAGCATGGGGCTGAAGAATGGGGCTGGAAATGGTGCCAAGGGCAAGGGGAAAAGGGAGCGAAGTATTTCCGCCGACTCCTTTGATCAGagagatcctgggactccaaacGATGACTCTGACATTAAAG AATGTAATTCTGCTGACCACATCAAGTCCCAGGATTCCCAGCACACGCCACACTCGATGACCCCGTCCAATGCTACGGCCCCCaggtcttccaccccctcccaTGGCCAGACTACTGCCCCGGAGCCCACACCTGCTCAGAAGACTCCCGCCAAAGTGGTGTATGTGTTTTCTACTGAGATGGCCAATAA AGCTGCAGAAGCTGTGTTGAAGGGCCAGGTTGAAACTATCGTCTCTTTCCACATCCAGAACATCTCCAACAGCAAGACAGAGCGAAGCACAGCCCCTCTG AACACACAGATATCTGCCCTTCGGAATGATCCGAAACCCCTCCCACCACAGCCCCCGGCTCCAGCCAGCCAGGACCAGAATGCTTCCCAGAATACCAGACTGCAGCCGACCCCACCCACTCCGGCACCAGCCCCCAAGCCCGCTGCACCCCCGCGTGCCCTGGACCGGGATAGTCCTGGGGTGGAAAACAAACTGATTGCTTCCGTAGGCAGTCCTGCCAGTTCCGCTCCACTGCCCCCCGACGGTACCGGGCCGAACTCGACCCCCAATAACCGAGCAGTGACCCCTGTCTCCCAGGGGAGCAGTAGCTCTTCAGCAGATCCCAAAGCCCCTCCGCCTGCACCGGTGTCCAGCGGAGAGCCCCCCACACTGGGAGAGAACCCCGATGGACTGTCTCAAGAGCAGCTGGAGCACCGGGAGCGCTCCTTACAAACGCTCCGAGATATCCAACGTATGCTTTTCCCCGACGAGAAAGAATTCACAGGAGGACAAAGTGGGGGACCCCAGCAGAATACTGGGGTACTAGATGGACCTCAGAAAAAACCGGAAGGGCCGATACAGGCCATGATGGCTCAATCCCAAAGCCTAGGGAAGGGCCCCGGGCCCCGGACAGATGTGGGAGCTCCATTTGGCCCTCAAGGCCATAGAGATGTGCCCTTCTCTCCTGATGAAATGGTTCCACCTTCCATGAACTCCCAGCCTGGGCCCCTGGGACCCGACCACCTGGACCATATGACCCCCGAGCAGATAGCATGGCTGAAACTGCAGCAGGAGTTCTAcgaggagaagaggaggaagcaggagcaAGTGGTGGTGCAGCAGTGCTCCCTCCAGGACATGATGGTCCACCAGCATGGGCCTCGGGGCGTGGTCCGAGGGCCTCCCCCTCCGTACCAGATGGCCCCCAGTGAAAGCTGGGGGCCTGGTGGGGCAGAGCCCTTTGCCGACGGGATCAACATGCCCCATTCTCTGCCCCCGAGGGGCATGGCTCCCCACCCCAACATGCCGGGGAGCCAGATGCGCCTCCCTGGATTTGCAGGAATGATCAGCTCAGAAATGGAGGGGCCGAATGTCCCCAACCCGGCATCTAGACCAGGTCTTTCTGGAGTCAGTTGGCCAGACGATGTGCCAAAAATCGCGGATGGCCGAAACTTCCCGCCTGGCCAGGGTGTCTTCAGTGGTCCTGGCCGAGGGGAACGCTTCCCAAACCCCCAGGGACTGTCCGAAGAGATGTTTCAACAGCAGCTGGCTGAGAAGCAGCTGGGTCTCCCCCCGGGGATGAGCCTGGAAGGCATCAGGCCCAGCATGGAGATGAATAGGATGATCCCAGGCTCCCAGCGACATATGGAGCCTGGGAATAATCCCATCTTCCCTCGAATACCCGTCGAGGGCCCTCTGAGTCCCTCCAGGGGTGACTTTCCGAAAGGAATGCCCCCGCAGATGGGCCCTGGTCGGGAACTTGAGTTTGGGATGGTTCCTAGTGGGATGAAGGGAGATGTCAGTCTAAACGTCAGCATGGGATCCAACCCTCAGATGATACCTCAGAAGATGAGAGAGGCTGGGGCGGGCCCTGAGGAGATGATGAAATTACGCCCAGGTGGCGCAGACGTgctgcctgctcagcagaagATGGTGCCCCTGCCCTTTGGGGAGCACCCCCAGCAAGAGTACGGCATGGGCCCCAGGCCATTCCTCCCCATGTCTCAGGGTCCAGGCGGCAACAGCGGCTTGCGGAATCTCAGAGAACCAGTTGGGCCCGACCAAAGGACTAACAGCCGGCTCAGTCACATGCCACCACTACCTCTCAACCCTTCCAGTAACCCCACTAGCCTCAGCGCCGCTCCTCCAGTTCAGCGTGGCCTGGGGCGGAAGCCCTTGGATATGTCTGTGGCGGGCGGCCAGGTACATTCCCCAGGCATTAACCCTCTGAAATCTCCCACGATGCGCCAGGTCCAGTCGCCGATGCTGGGCTCGCCGTCGGGGAACCTCAAGTCCCCCCAGACTCCATCGCAGCTGGCAGGCGTGCTGGCGGGCCCAGCTGCTGCTTCCATTAAGTCCCCCCCTGTCTTGGGGTCTGCCGCTGCTTCGCCTGTTCACCTCAAGTCTCCGTCACTTCCTGCCCCGTCACCCGGATGGACCTCCTCTCCAAAACCTCCCCTTCAGAGTCCCGGGATCCCTCCAAACCATAAAGCACCCCTCACCATGGCCTCCCCAGCCATGCTGGGCAGTGTAGAGTCAG gTGGCCCCCCACCTCCTACAGCCAGCCAGTCTGCCTCTGTGAATATCCCTGGAAGTCTTCCCTCTAGTACACCTTACACCATGCCTCCAGAGCCGACCCTTTCCCAGAACCCGCTGTCTATTATGATGTCTCGAATGTCCAAGTTCGCAATGCCCAGTTCTACCCCTTTATACCACGATGCCATCAAGACTGTGGCCAGCTCCGATGACGACTCCCCTCCAGCTCGTTCTCCCAACTTGCCATCAATGAATAATATGCCAG GTCCAAACCCCGTGGTTCCGATGCCAACCCTCAGCCCAATGGGAATGACCCAACCACTTTCTCACTCCAATCAGATGCCCTCTCCGAGTGCCATGGGACCCAACATACCTCCTCATGGGGTCCCAATGGGGCCCGGCTTGATGTCACACAATCCTATCATGGGGCACGGGTCCCAGGAGCCTCCGATGGTACCTCAAGGACGGATGGGTTTCCCTCAGGGCTTCCCTCCAGTACAGTCTCCTCCACAGCAGGTTCCATTCCCTCACAATGGCCCcagtggggggcagggcaacttCCCAGGAGGTATGGGTTTCCCAGGAGAAGGCCCCCTCGGCCGCCCCAGCACCCTGCCTCAGAGTTCAGCAGATGCAGCACTTTGCAAGCCTGGAGGCCCCGGGGGTCCTGACTCCTTCGCTGTCCTGGGGAACAGCATGCCTTCGGTGTTTACAGACCCAGATCTGCAGGAGGTCATCCGACCTGGAGCCACCGGAATACCAGAGTTCGATCTGTCTCGCATTATTCCATCTGAGAAGCCTAGCCAGACACTGCAATATTTCCCTCGAGGCGAAGTCCCAGGCCGTAAACAGCCCCAGGGCCCTGGACCTGGGTTTTCGCACATGCAGGGGATGATGGGTGAACAAGCCCCGAGAATGGGACTAGCATTACCTGGCATGGGAGGCCCAGGGCCAGTGGGAACTCCGGACATCCCTCTTGGTACAGCCCCATCCATGCCGGGCCACAACCCAATGAGACCACCAGCCTTTCTCCAGCAAGGCATGATGGGACCTCACCATCGGATGATGTCACCAGCACAATCTACCATGCCCGGCCAGCCCACCCTGATGAGCAATCCAGCTGCTGCCGTGGGCATGATTCCTGGCAAGGATCGGGGGCCTGCTGGGCTCTACACCCACCCTGGGCCTGTGGGCTCTCCAGGCATGATGATGTCCATGCAGGGCATGATGGGACCCCAACAGAACATCATGATCCCCCCACAGATGAGGCCCCGGGGCATGGCCGCCGACGTGGGCATGGGTGGATTTAGCCAAGGACCTGGCAACCCAGGAAACATgatgttttaa